Proteins found in one Haloferax litoreum genomic segment:
- a CDS encoding PLP-dependent cysteine synthase family protein, protein MDDSILDAIGSPLVRVDSPAGSTIAAKIESKNPGGSAKDRPALSMVEAAEEAGDIEPGDELVEPTSGNTGIGLSVVAAAKGYDLTIVMSASMSPERRRIMRAYGATIELVEGDISDAKDRADELEEKEGMYQLRQFENPANPEAHYRTTAEEILEQVGDREIDAFVAGIGTGGTISGNGRRLKEEFPSMDVVGVEPAASAVLSGGEVDTNEFQGMGPGFVSPNLDTDLLDDVEVVEFDDAVTECRRLAREEGILVGQSSGASLLAAKRVAERIADSDAEDGDEPLVVTVFWDSGERYMSTGMFDEE, encoded by the coding sequence ATGGACGACAGTATCCTCGATGCTATCGGGTCGCCGCTGGTCCGTGTCGACTCCCCGGCGGGGTCGACCATCGCGGCGAAGATAGAGTCCAAGAACCCCGGCGGGTCGGCGAAAGACCGTCCGGCGCTTTCGATGGTCGAAGCGGCCGAGGAGGCCGGCGACATCGAACCGGGAGACGAACTCGTCGAACCCACCTCGGGGAACACGGGTATCGGACTCTCGGTCGTCGCCGCCGCGAAGGGATACGACCTGACTATCGTCATGTCTGCGTCGATGTCGCCCGAGCGCCGTCGAATCATGCGCGCCTACGGCGCGACTATCGAACTGGTCGAGGGCGATATCTCCGACGCGAAAGACCGCGCCGACGAACTCGAAGAAAAAGAAGGCATGTACCAACTCCGTCAGTTCGAGAACCCGGCGAATCCGGAGGCACACTACCGGACGACGGCCGAGGAGATTCTCGAACAGGTCGGCGACCGGGAAATCGACGCCTTCGTCGCCGGCATCGGGACGGGCGGAACTATTTCCGGGAACGGGCGACGACTCAAAGAGGAGTTCCCGTCGATGGACGTCGTCGGCGTCGAACCCGCGGCGAGCGCTGTCCTCTCGGGCGGCGAAGTCGACACCAACGAGTTTCAGGGGATGGGACCGGGATTCGTCAGTCCCAACCTCGATACCGACCTCTTGGACGACGTCGAAGTCGTCGAGTTCGACGATGCTGTCACCGAATGTCGCCGACTCGCCCGCGAGGAAGGCATCCTCGTCGGACAGTCGTCGGGGGCATCACTCCTCGCCGCGAAACGTGTCGCCGAGCGAATCGCAGACTCCGACGCAGAAGACGGAGACGAACCGCTCGTCGTCACGGTCTTCTGGGACTCCGGCGAGCGCTACATGTCGACTGGCATGTTCGACGAGGAGTAA
- a CDS encoding DUF5804 family protein has product MTQVCIVGSEGSHLQYELLSRDTARAALSTYDITEPFENSLAVETVSIGAAVSLLNDLNWYLVRFAAFSLVLEPSISETEWLSRDLARQVRDGQVHPDETGDHLAIYGVEDGRLVEPMYVTRLDGSVPSYDLRDVDETVIVRVAEDEFGR; this is encoded by the coding sequence GTGACGCAGGTCTGTATCGTCGGGTCCGAAGGGAGTCACCTCCAGTACGAGTTGTTGTCGAGGGACACCGCCCGTGCGGCGCTCTCGACGTACGACATCACCGAACCGTTCGAGAACTCGCTCGCCGTCGAGACGGTGAGTATCGGTGCGGCAGTCTCGCTGTTGAACGACCTCAACTGGTACCTCGTGCGCTTCGCCGCGTTCTCTCTCGTCCTCGAACCGTCTATCTCCGAGACCGAATGGCTGTCACGTGACCTCGCACGTCAGGTCAGAGACGGGCAGGTCCACCCCGACGAGACGGGCGACCACCTCGCGATATACGGTGTCGAAGACGGGCGTCTCGTCGAACCGATGTACGTCACGCGTCTCGACGGGTCGGTTCCCTCCTACGACTTGCGAGACGTAGACGAGACGGTAATCGTTCGCGTCGCAGAAGACGAATTCGGCAGATAG